The proteins below come from a single Felis catus isolate Fca126 chromosome A1, F.catus_Fca126_mat1.0, whole genome shotgun sequence genomic window:
- the CHAMP1 gene encoding chromosome alignment-maintaining phosphoprotein 1 gives MEVFQELRKPSARLECDHCSFRGTDYENVQIHMGTIHPEFCDEMDAGGLGKMIFYQKSAKLFHCHKCFFTSKMYSNVYYHITSKHAGPEKWNEKPKTQLSKEADPGKSPPLPEHQKIPSNSAELPKPIPALSIETQKLGPVLSPESPKPAPLSSLEPQKPGPVVSPEPQIPSLPSPEPAKSASLSSPELAKSVPVVSESQKPVPIPSPEPQKLTPLSPEPVKATLPNPKPQKHSHFPETLGPPSASSPESPVLAASPEPWGPSPTASPESRKPARTVSPEPRKPSPSESPEPWKPFPAASPEPRRPAPAVSPGSWKPGPPGSPRSWKSSPSASSGPWKPAKPAPAVSPGPWKPIPSVSPGPWKPAPSVSPASWKSSSVSPGSWKSPPASPESWKSGPPELRKTTPTLSPEHWKTIPSVSPELRKAGPPLSPELRKPGPPLSPEVRSPAGSPELRKPSGSPELWKLSPDQRKTSPASLDFPESQKSSRGGSPDLWKSSFFIEPQKPIFPETRKPGPSESPKATSDVWKPVLSLDAEPRKPALFSEPTKTAPPASPEPRKRALFPEPRKHALFSELPKSAIFSESQKAVELGDDLQTDAIDDQKCDILVQEDLLATPKKLLEDTLFPSSKKLKKDNQENSDAELSSSEYIKADLDVIDSKGQESSSDQEQVDVESIDFSKENKMDMTSPEQSKNVLQFTEEKEAFISEEEIAKYMKRGKGKYYCKICCCRAMKKGAVLHHLVNKHNVHSPYKCTICGKAFLLESLLKNHVAAHGQSLLKCPRCNFESNFPRGFKKHLTHCQSRHNEEANKKLMEALEQPLEEQQI, from the coding sequence atggaagTATTCCAGGAACTCCGTAAGCCCTCAGCACGTTTGGAGTGTGACCACTGCAGTTTCCGAGGCACAGATTATGAAAATGTGCAAATCCACATGGGCACCATCCATCCAGAATTTTGTGATGAAATGGATGCTGGTGGGTTAGGTAAAATGATATTTTACCAGAAAAGTGCAAAGCTATTCCACTGCCATAAATGCTTCTTCACCAGCAAGATGTACTCTAATGTGTACTATCACATCACATCCAAACACGCAGGCCCAGAGAAGTGGAATGAGAAACCAAAAACTCAGCTAAGCAAAGAAGCAGATCCTGGGAAGAGCCCTCCTCTTCCTGAACACCAGAAAATACCCTCTAATTCAGCAGAACTCCCAAAACCCATACCTGCCCTTTCCATAGAAACACAGAAACTTGGCCCAGTTTTGTCTCCAGAATCCCCAAAAcctgctcctctctcttccctggagCCTCAGAAGCCTGGCCCTGTTGTTTCTCCTGAGCCACAGataccttctcttccttctcctgagCCTGCAAAatctgcctctctttcttctcctgaaCTTGCGAAGTCAGTCCCTGTTGTTTCTGAATCTCAGAAACCAGTCCCTATTCCTTCTCCAGAGCCACAGAAACTTACTCCTTTATCTCCTGAGCCAGTAAAGGCCACTCTTCCTAATCCCAAACCCCAGAAACACTCCCATTTCCCAGAAACATTGGGGCCACCTTCAGCCTCTTCTCCAGAGTCACCAGTTTTAGCTGCTTCCCCTGAACCTTGGGGTCCTTCCCCAACTGCATCTCCGGAGTCTCGGAAGCCAGCCCGGACTGTCTCCCCTGAGCCAAGGAAGCCATCCCCATCGGAATCTCCTGAGCCTTGGAAGCCATTCCCTGCTGCCTCCCCAGAGCCCAGGAGACCAGCCCCAGCTGTGTCACCAGGTTCTTGGAAGCCAGGGCCACCTGGGTCCCCAAGGTCTTGGAAATCCAGTCCTTCAGCATCATCAGGACCTTGGAAGCCAGCTAAACCTGCTCCAGCTGTGTCTCCTGGTCCTTGGAAGCCAATTCCTTCTGTTTCACCTGGACCATGGAAACCAGCTCCCTCTGTGTCCCCCGCATCTTGGAAGTCTTCATCAGTCTCACCTGGTTCCTGGAAGTCTCCCCCCGCATCTCCTGAGTCGTGGAAGTCTGGCCCACCAGAACTCCGAAAGACAACTCCCACCTTGTCACCTGAACATTGGAAGACCATTCCCTCAGTGTCCCCTGAGCTTCGTAAAGCAGGACCTCCCTTATCTCCTGAGCTTCGTAAACCAGGCCCACCATTGTCCCCAGAGGTCCGCAGTCCAGCGGGATCTCCAGAGCTCAGAAAACCTTCAGGGTCTCCAGAGCTTTGGAAGCTATCTCCGGATCAGCGGAAAACTTCTCCTGCTTCACTTGATTTTCCTGAGTCCCAGAAAAGTTCCCGTGGTGGTTCCCCTGATCTCTGGAagtcttccttttttattgaGCCTCAGAAACCTATCTTCCCTGAGACCCGGAAACCTGGACCATCTGAGTCCCCCAAAGCCACCTCTGATGTCTGGaagcctgttctctctcttgaTGCTGAACCTAGAAAACCTGCCCTGTTTTCTGAGCCCACCAAAACAGCCCCTCCTGCTTCTCCTGAACCAAGAAAACGTGCTCTTTTTCCAGAGCCCCGGAAACATGCCCTTTTCTCGGAACTTCCCAAGTCTGCTATCTTCTCAGAATCCCAGAAGGCAGTTGAGCTTGGTGATGACCTACAGACAGATGCCATAGATGATCAAAAGTGTGATATTTTGGTTCAGGAAGACCTACTAGCTACACCTAAGAAACTCTTAGAAGACACTTTATTTCCTTCGTCAAAGAAGCTCAAGAAAGACAACCAGGAGAACTCAGATGCCGAGCTTAGTAGCAGTGAGTATATAAAAGCAGATTTAGATGTGATAGACAGCAAGGGCCAAGAATCAAGCAGCGATCAAGAGCAGGTTGATGTGGAATCTATTGATTTTAGTAAAGAGAACAAAATGGACATGACCAGTCCAGAGCAGTCCAAAAACGTATTACAATTTACTGAAGAAAAAGAGGCTTTTATCTCTGAAGAAGAGATTGCAAAATATATGAAGCGTGGAAAAGGAAAGTATTATTGCAAAATTTGTTGCTGTCGAGCTATGAAAAAAGGTGCTGTTTTGCATCATTTGGTTAATAAGCATAATGTTCACAGCCCTTACAAATGTACAATCTGTGGAAAGGCTTTCCTTTTGGAATCTCTCCTTAAAAATCATGTAGCAGCCCATGGGCAAAGTTTACTTAAATGTCCACGTTGTAATTTTGAATCAAATTTCCCAAGAGGCTTTAAGAAACATTTAACTCATTGTCAAAGCCGGCATAATGAAGAGGCAAATAAAAAGCTAATGGAAGCTCTTGAACAGCCACTGGAGGAGCAGCAAATCTGA